In one Pseudomonas sp. R84 genomic region, the following are encoded:
- the dctA gene encoding C4-dicarboxylate transporter DctA, translating into MEISKSRWYSQLYVQVLIGIVIGAAIGHFEPQFGAKLQPFADGFIKLIKMLLAPIIFGTVVVGIAKMGSIKEVGRIGVKALLYFEILSTIALVIGLIVVNIAKPGAGMNINATTLDASAIAKYSQAATEQGGTIDFFLNIIPSTFIGAFSNGVMLQVILISVLMGVALVQMGETSKPLINTIDLFLQGLFKIVAMVMRLAPLGAGAGMAFTIGKYGIGTLLSLGQLLVALYITTLIFIVVVLGTVARWSGMPLMQFLRYFKDEILITLGTCSTEAVLPRMMVKLEKLGCKKSVVGMVLPTGYAFNADGTCIYLTMAAIFIAQATNTPLTFMDQMILLGVFLLTSKGSAGVAGAGFITLAATLTTIHSIPLVGLVLLLGIDRFLNEARAVTNLIGNGIGTIAIAKWDNSFDVEACEREIAAMKHEKAARKALLAQK; encoded by the coding sequence GTGGAAATTTCCAAATCCCGCTGGTACAGCCAGCTATATGTGCAGGTGCTGATCGGTATCGTCATCGGCGCAGCGATTGGTCACTTTGAACCGCAATTCGGAGCCAAGCTTCAACCTTTTGCGGATGGCTTTATCAAACTCATCAAAATGCTGTTGGCGCCTATTATTTTCGGTACCGTCGTGGTTGGTATCGCAAAGATGGGCAGCATCAAGGAGGTCGGACGGATCGGCGTCAAGGCGCTGCTCTACTTTGAAATCCTTTCCACCATTGCGCTAGTCATCGGCCTTATTGTGGTCAATATCGCAAAGCCAGGCGCCGGGATGAATATCAACGCTACCACGCTTGATGCCAGCGCTATCGCCAAGTACAGCCAAGCCGCCACGGAACAGGGTGGCACTATCGATTTCTTTCTAAACATCATCCCGAGCACCTTCATTGGCGCATTCTCGAATGGTGTCATGCTTCAGGTCATTCTGATTTCGGTATTGATGGGCGTAGCCCTCGTTCAGATGGGCGAAACCAGCAAACCGCTGATCAATACCATCGACTTGTTTCTGCAAGGGCTGTTCAAGATCGTGGCAATGGTGATGCGCCTGGCTCCCCTTGGCGCTGGCGCCGGGATGGCTTTCACTATAGGCAAGTACGGCATTGGTACCTTGCTGTCACTCGGCCAGTTGCTGGTCGCGCTCTACATCACCACCTTGATTTTCATCGTGGTAGTACTGGGTACGGTTGCCAGATGGTCGGGCATGCCGCTGATGCAATTCCTTCGTTATTTCAAAGATGAAATTCTCATCACGCTTGGCACATGCTCAACGGAAGCCGTACTTCCGCGAATGATGGTGAAACTTGAAAAGCTGGGCTGCAAGAAGTCAGTGGTAGGCATGGTGCTACCCACTGGATATGCCTTCAATGCAGATGGCACCTGCATTTACCTCACCATGGCGGCGATTTTTATCGCACAGGCAACAAATACGCCACTGACGTTTATGGATCAGATGATTCTGTTGGGCGTCTTCCTGCTGACCTCAAAAGGCTCCGCTGGCGTGGCGGGTGCCGGGTTCATAACCCTTGCGGCAACGCTAACAACCATCCACTCCATTCCTCTGGTCGGCCTCGTCTTGCTACTGGGCATTGACCGATTCCTGAACGAAGCACGGGCCGTGACCAACCTGATCGGTAATGGCATCGGCACCATCGCCATTGCCAAGTGGGATAACTCGTTCGATGTCGAGGCCTGCGAGCGTGAAATCGCCGCCATGAAACACGAAAAAGCGGCCAGGAAGGCATTGCTGGCGCAGAAATAA
- a CDS encoding Mu transposase C-terminal domain-containing protein → MDWDHRPVDKKWYGGLIERVIGTFMGEVHFLPGTTGSNVIQRAGLNPERDARYNIVECGKWLLEQAIIYHGTVHEGLHSTPRQAWVHYDSQGLLDHERVIRPDQQKRFEIDFLAPSYNHTIQPYGINFAGRRYHSIELDPYIGARDVEIMFQPYDLDSIWVMVPGRFLHVPCIYTKNQLSKNWESYSSHKALSSARHVGHSAPAGLIDDEHALAAQKRQRELAVEVETQKNKKPRPPKDITAKTERLSTHPTVQPVIGPPRIIESSRGAPEVLQPTLIIDRFKK, encoded by the coding sequence ATGGATTGGGATCATCGTCCAGTCGACAAAAAGTGGTACGGCGGGTTGATCGAGCGCGTAATAGGAACTTTCATGGGGGAAGTTCACTTCCTGCCCGGAACCACAGGGAGCAATGTGATTCAACGAGCAGGCTTAAATCCAGAGCGAGACGCTAGATATAACATAGTGGAATGTGGTAAGTGGCTGCTTGAACAGGCGATTATTTACCATGGTACGGTGCATGAAGGCTTGCATAGCACTCCGCGCCAGGCGTGGGTTCATTATGATTCACAAGGGCTTCTAGATCATGAGAGGGTGATTAGGCCGGATCAACAGAAGCGCTTTGAGATTGATTTTTTGGCGCCATCTTACAATCACACGATTCAACCATATGGGATAAATTTTGCGGGCAGAAGGTATCATAGTATCGAACTTGACCCGTATATTGGTGCAAGAGATGTGGAGATAATGTTTCAGCCTTATGACCTGGATTCAATCTGGGTTATGGTGCCTGGGAGATTTCTACATGTCCCGTGCATATATACCAAGAATCAACTGTCCAAAAATTGGGAGTCTTATAGTAGCCATAAAGCCTTGTCTAGTGCTCGACACGTCGGTCATAGCGCGCCCGCAGGGCTGATTGACGATGAGCATGCTTTGGCAGCCCAAAAAAGGCAGCGCGAACTAGCAGTTGAGGTTGAGACACAAAAAAATAAAAAGCCAAGGCCGCCCAAAGATATCACCGCGAAAACGGAGCGGCTATCTACTCACCCAACAGTCCAACCAGTAATTGGCCCACCACGTATCATTGAAAGTAGTCGAGGTGCGCCCGAGGTTTTGCAGCCTACACTGATAATTGACAGGTTCAAAAAATGA
- a CDS encoding TniB family NTP-binding protein codes for MIMDAFSSYDHVLPELRHNLQLSATERIEICRHDFWIDTPKFALMFECIDHMLYTRNQIQSSCIFIHGAGGDGKSAAWHRLKFLSANSERKMVFVELTENTNRFKLHDRILEAFGIEIGRRSTADKEELIFKYIKANNICAIVIDKLNDALLQPYAQKRTLLSLMRNLSGTLKLCVIAFGNTEACSVLMLDRIIDEFYRGSMYSPHIEASHK; via the coding sequence ATGATCATGGACGCATTCTCATCATACGATCACGTGTTACCAGAACTTCGCCATAATCTTCAACTCTCTGCGACTGAGCGTATTGAGATCTGCAGGCATGATTTTTGGATCGACACACCAAAATTCGCTTTGATGTTTGAGTGTATTGACCATATGTTGTACACCCGCAATCAGATTCAATCGTCTTGCATCTTTATACACGGTGCGGGTGGGGATGGAAAATCAGCTGCGTGGCATCGGCTGAAATTTCTCAGCGCAAACTCTGAAAGAAAAATGGTATTTGTCGAACTGACCGAGAATACTAATCGCTTCAAGTTACATGATCGTATCCTGGAAGCGTTTGGCATTGAGATCGGTCGCCGTAGCACTGCTGACAAAGAAGAGCTAATCTTCAAATACATTAAGGCGAACAATATTTGCGCCATCGTTATTGATAAACTAAACGATGCGCTTCTACAACCGTACGCTCAGAAACGTACGCTTCTTTCACTAATGCGTAACTTGTCGGGCACTCTAAAACTATGCGTAATTGCATTTGGAAATACTGAAGCATGTAGCGTCCTCATGCTGGATCGTATCATTGACGAATTCTATCGGGGCAGCATGTATTCCCCTCACATCGAGGCCAGCCATAAATGA
- a CDS encoding mandelate racemase/muconate lactonizing enzyme family protein: MRIVDIREKTVSIASPIANAYIDFSKMTCSVVAVITDVIRDGKPVIGYGFNSNGRYGQGALMRDRFLARITEADPDTLVDHENNNLDPFAIWKALMTNEKPGGHGERSVAVGTIDMAVWDAVAKIEGKPLYRLLADRYRNGVADDKVWVYAAGGYYYPGKDQTKLKAEMQSYLDRGYDVVKMKIGAVPLDEDIRRIEAVLEVVGDGRRLAVDANGRFDLQTGIAYAEAIKKYNLFWYEEIGDPLDYALQAELANHYELPMATGENLFSHQDARNLLRHGGMRPDRDFLQFDCALSYGLVEYMRTLKVMEEMGWSSRRVVPHGGHQMSLNIAAGLHLGGNESYPDVFQPFGGFADGIKVENGYVGLPDIPGVGFEAKSALYAVMRELGEG; encoded by the coding sequence ATGCGTATCGTAGACATCCGTGAAAAAACTGTTTCCATTGCCTCCCCAATTGCCAACGCCTATATCGATTTTTCCAAAATGACCTGCTCGGTCGTCGCTGTTATCACGGATGTGATTCGCGATGGTAAACCTGTCATCGGCTACGGTTTCAACTCCAACGGTCGTTATGGCCAAGGCGCTCTGATGCGTGATCGCTTCCTGGCGCGTATCACCGAAGCTGATCCAGACACGCTTGTCGACCATGAAAACAATAACCTGGATCCGTTTGCCATCTGGAAAGCCCTGATGACCAACGAGAAGCCTGGCGGTCACGGTGAGCGCTCAGTAGCAGTTGGCACTATCGACATGGCGGTATGGGATGCCGTCGCCAAGATCGAAGGCAAACCTCTCTATCGTCTGCTGGCTGATCGTTACCGTAACGGCGTGGCCGATGACAAGGTCTGGGTCTATGCGGCGGGTGGCTACTACTACCCAGGTAAAGACCAGACCAAACTCAAAGCAGAAATGCAGAGCTACCTGGATCGTGGCTACGACGTTGTCAAAATGAAGATCGGTGCGGTGCCACTGGACGAAGATATCCGTCGTATCGAAGCGGTACTCGAAGTAGTTGGCGACGGTCGTCGACTGGCGGTCGATGCCAACGGTCGTTTCGATCTTCAGACCGGTATTGCTTACGCGGAAGCCATCAAGAAGTACAACCTGTTCTGGTACGAGGAGATCGGCGACCCACTCGATTACGCACTTCAGGCTGAGCTTGCCAATCACTATGAACTGCCTATGGCGACCGGGGAGAACCTGTTTTCCCACCAGGACGCCCGTAACTTGCTGCGTCACGGCGGCATGCGCCCGGATCGCGACTTCCTCCAGTTCGACTGTGCGCTGTCTTATGGACTCGTGGAGTACATGCGCACTCTGAAAGTGATGGAAGAAATGGGCTGGTCTTCGCGCCGCGTAGTGCCGCACGGTGGTCACCAGATGTCCCTGAACATCGCAGCCGGTCTGCACTTGGGCGGCAACGAATCTTACCCCGACGTGTTCCAGCCTTTCGGCGGCTTCGCCGACGGAATCAAGGTGGAAAATGGATATGTCGGCCTGCCAGATATTCCAGGTGTTGGCTTCGAAGCCAAGTCCGCCTTGTACGCAGTTATGCGCGAGCTAGGCGAAGGCTGA
- a CDS encoding isocitrate lyase/phosphoenolpyruvate mutase family protein produces the protein MIERSHHELRKAFGDLLQGTVCKFAASVFDPISVRMACDLGFEVAIQGGSVASLQVLGAPDIALLTLDEYVEQVSRVGRASQIPIIGDADHGFGNALNVMRTVTELQKAGVAALTLEDTHLPAKYDEQSHVLIEREEAASKIYAARFARSDDALSIIARTNVAVTTLEDSIARTTAYEKAGADAICLVGVKDFQHLEALTAHLSVPIMLINYGNPALSDVEKLSAANVRIVVNGHAPYLSAIKATYEALREQSGTDGSELSLPDLLSKYTLSDNYREWAKTYLKSGHDSN, from the coding sequence ATGATTGAGCGATCACATCATGAACTGCGCAAGGCGTTTGGTGATTTACTTCAGGGTACCGTCTGCAAATTCGCTGCTTCAGTATTCGACCCGATCTCGGTTCGTATGGCTTGCGACCTTGGCTTTGAGGTCGCCATTCAAGGTGGTTCCGTCGCCTCGCTTCAGGTGCTCGGGGCACCGGACATCGCACTGCTCACGCTGGATGAGTATGTCGAGCAGGTTTCCAGAGTCGGACGAGCTAGCCAAATCCCAATCATTGGGGATGCTGACCATGGATTCGGAAACGCGCTGAATGTAATGCGAACTGTGACCGAGCTGCAGAAAGCCGGCGTCGCTGCCCTAACGCTGGAGGACACCCACCTACCGGCCAAGTACGACGAGCAATCGCATGTGCTCATCGAGAGGGAAGAAGCCGCGAGCAAGATTTACGCTGCGCGGTTTGCCCGATCAGATGATGCGCTCAGCATCATCGCCCGAACGAATGTGGCCGTTACCACTTTGGAAGATTCCATTGCACGTACCACGGCCTATGAAAAAGCCGGGGCCGACGCGATTTGCCTCGTCGGAGTAAAAGACTTCCAACATTTGGAAGCACTCACAGCACACCTCAGCGTGCCGATCATGCTGATCAATTATGGAAATCCGGCTCTTAGTGATGTTGAGAAACTGAGTGCTGCCAATGTGCGGATTGTCGTCAATGGGCATGCTCCGTATTTGTCCGCAATCAAAGCGACGTACGAGGCGCTGCGCGAACAAAGCGGCACAGACGGAAGTGAGCTTTCGCTTCCTGATCTGCTTTCTAAATACACACTCTCGGACAATTACCGTGAGTGGGCGAAAACCTATTTGAAGTCAGGACACGATTCAAATTGA
- a CDS encoding HAD-IA family hydrolase: MGCRGLLIFLESSCPQLTELQSCLEVELESITLFEDALPALALLRNHQIKIGVCSNLGGPYCSVARNLLPGLDGYALSAEVGLMKPDVAMYQHICTQLEVAPSQLPGSNAPHVLMIGDSRRCDADGPRVAGIEGYHLDRSGAGRFCDLLEFVTGINTSRG; this comes from the coding sequence GTGGGTTGCAGGGGACTGCTGATTTTTTTGGAATCAAGCTGTCCTCAACTCACTGAGCTCCAGAGCTGCCTTGAGGTCGAACTTGAATCGATCACACTCTTTGAGGATGCGCTGCCGGCGCTCGCTCTTCTGCGAAACCACCAAATAAAAATTGGCGTGTGCTCGAACTTGGGTGGCCCGTATTGCTCGGTAGCCCGGAATTTGCTGCCGGGGCTCGATGGCTATGCGCTCAGTGCCGAGGTTGGGCTGATGAAGCCTGATGTGGCCATGTACCAACACATCTGCACCCAGCTCGAGGTTGCACCCAGCCAACTCCCAGGATCGAACGCGCCTCACGTTTTGATGATCGGAGACTCCCGGCGATGTGATGCTGATGGCCCCCGAGTAGCCGGCATCGAAGGTTACCATTTGGATCGTAGTGGGGCGGGTCGCTTTTGTGATCTGCTTGAGTTTGTCACAGGTATCAACACCAGCAGAGGTTGA
- a CDS encoding LysR family transcriptional regulator: MELVWLEDFSALAEYGSFVRAAEARHVTQPAFSRRVRSLENWMGVELFVRTPQGATLTEAGRQILPSAQEAARRLYRMRSEAQEVAGMAAKTLQFAATHSLSFTFFPRWLRSAENGAPIDAVRLHSDSMAVCEQMLIHGQVQFLLCHRHPDVPPLLAPDQFTGKKIGEDVLVPLASPSANFGSSPETLPYLAYTHESGLGRIVAHRLHGKEDYLHLKPLFSSHLAAVLMSMALESKGVAWLPKSLTEQEMIDGRLVRALDESWDIPLEIHLTRPTAPISPSAEEFWARVGNDKPRSI; the protein is encoded by the coding sequence TTGGAACTCGTTTGGCTTGAGGATTTTTCAGCGCTTGCGGAATACGGCAGCTTTGTACGGGCGGCTGAAGCGCGCCACGTAACTCAGCCCGCATTCAGTCGCAGAGTCCGGTCTCTGGAGAACTGGATGGGCGTCGAATTGTTCGTGCGCACCCCCCAAGGAGCGACCCTGACCGAGGCTGGAAGACAGATTTTGCCTAGCGCTCAAGAGGCAGCCAGACGTTTGTACCGGATGCGATCTGAGGCTCAGGAAGTGGCGGGGATGGCCGCAAAAACACTGCAATTCGCAGCTACTCACTCCTTGTCATTCACCTTCTTCCCAAGATGGCTGAGAAGTGCAGAAAATGGCGCACCGATAGATGCGGTACGCCTGCATTCAGACAGCATGGCTGTTTGCGAACAGATGCTAATTCACGGCCAGGTTCAGTTTCTGCTTTGCCACCGCCACCCAGATGTGCCGCCTTTGCTAGCCCCTGATCAGTTCACTGGAAAGAAGATTGGCGAGGATGTACTCGTGCCACTGGCGAGTCCCTCTGCCAATTTTGGTTCCTCCCCTGAAACACTGCCTTACTTGGCCTATACGCACGAATCGGGGCTTGGCCGAATCGTCGCTCACCGACTCCACGGCAAAGAAGATTATCTTCATCTGAAACCTCTTTTCAGCAGCCATCTTGCTGCCGTCCTGATGTCTATGGCACTGGAGAGCAAAGGGGTTGCCTGGTTACCAAAAAGCCTGACTGAACAGGAAATGATTGATGGACGTCTCGTTCGGGCGCTCGACGAAAGTTGGGATATTCCTCTGGAAATTCACCTCACGCGTCCGACTGCCCCCATTAGTCCGTCAGCAGAGGAATTCTGGGCCCGAGTGGGCAACGATAAACCGCGTTCTATATGA